DNA sequence from the Aquificaceae bacterium genome:
TGCTTGCATCCTCAAAGAGGAGGGGAGGCAGACTTTATCTTGGAGGCAGTGTGTATGCAGAGATAGAATACCTTTACCTTTACGGGAACTTCAGACCACTTTACTGGACATACGGAGATTATAGGGATAAGGGGGTGAGAGAATTTTTTGAAGGCGTGCGGGAAGACTTTCTCAGGCAGTTAAACCTTGCAAGGGAGGGTAAGGAGCTGGTAGTTTACAGGTTCGCCCAGGATGAGCTCTACAAGGAAGTCAAGGCTTGGAGAATGGTCGGTGAAGTAGAGACTTAGATTTGAGGAACCGGTCCTGTTTACATAAGGCATAACCTCAAGGGCGGTGCTCTCAGCAGAGTCCACAACCCTCACAGACCCACCCATAAATTCCTCTATAAGCGGTTTGAGTAGTGGATAATGGGTGCAACCAAGTATGAGCGTATCAACCCCCTTGTCTCTGAGTTCCTCCAGATAGTGGGCTACCACCCTTTTTGCTATCTCGCCCTCAAGCACACCTTCCTCCACGAGAGGAACAAAGAGAGGGCACGCCTTCTGAAATACTTCCACACCACCAGCCTCCAGAAGCCTTCTGTATGCACCACTGGATACGGTTGCCCTTGTCCCTATTACCCCTACCCTTCTGTTTCTCGTGGAGCTGAGGGCTCTCCTTACCCCTGGCTCTATAACCCCAAACACAGGAATTGGAAGAGTTTCTCTCAAAACATCAAGGGCATAGGAGCTTGCAGTGTTGCAGGCAACCACAAGCAGGTCTATACCCTCAGAAAGGAGAAACTCAGCACCCTCAAGGCTGTATCTTATCACAGTCTGAGAGGATTTGTTGCCATAGGGCACTCTTGCTGTGTCTCCGAGATACACAAAATCCACCTCGGGGTATATATCTCTCAGAGCTTTCAGGACTGTAAGCCCGCCAACTCCCGAATCAAAGACGCCAATTTTCATCCTTCTTTCATTCTCCTGGTGTATTATAACCCGAGTTGCAAGTTATAAGAAATTATGGTAAAAAAAAGCTCCCCATGGAAAACCCATAGGGAGGATTA
Encoded proteins:
- the murI gene encoding glutamate racemase, yielding MKIGVFDSGVGGLTVLKALRDIYPEVDFVYLGDTARVPYGNKSSQTVIRYSLEGAEFLLSEGIDLLVVACNTASSYALDVLRETLPIPVFGVIEPGVRRALSSTRNRRVGVIGTRATVSSGAYRRLLEAGGVEVFQKACPLFVPLVEEGVLEGEIAKRVVAHYLEELRDKGVDTLILGCTHYPLLKPLIEEFMGGSVRVVDSAESTALEVMPYVNRTGSSNLSLYFTDHSPSLDFLVELILGEPVNYQLLTLPCKV